The following proteins are encoded in a genomic region of Drosophila miranda strain MSH22 chromosome 4, D.miranda_PacBio2.1, whole genome shotgun sequence:
- the LOC108161466 gene encoding uncharacterized protein LOC108161466 isoform X3 — protein sequence MGYPGCDYHMFWEFSSTTWNGLTTALDGNLQIYLLLTMEDISEVSWPQTNWFTVSDKMLHHCWIASSLAMVALWNYLLYAFLWVKPEFLYRWQVMYGTTIIADVVCLARARWAIRSGVWVAYLLPLWHIFCVNSLRTYTEQQVINNDSTYFYTRLFHIPSFLLQLVR from the exons ATGGGATACCCGGGTTGCGATTACCACATGTTTTGGGAGTTTTCATCAACGACATGGAATGGCCTCACAACTGCCTTAGACGGAAATTTGCAG ATTTACCTTTTGTTAACCATGGAGGATATTTCAGAGGTCTCCTGGCCCCAGACAAATTGGTTTACCGTAAGCGACAAGATGCTGCATCACTGCTGGATCGCTAGCAGCTTGGCAATGGTCGCTTTATGGAACTATCTTCTATATGCCTTTCTTTGG GTCAAGCCGGAGTTCCTCTATCGATGGCAGGTAATGTACGGAACCACGATTATAGCCGATGTCGTGTGCTTGGCCCGTGCTCGCTGGGCGATCCGCTCTGGCGTTTGGGTCGCCTATCTGTTGCCCCTCTGGCATATCTTCTGTGTGAACAGCTTGCGGACTTACACAGAGCAGCAGGTCATCAATAACGACAGCACTTACTTCTACACAAGACTGTTCCACATTCCATCATTCCTATTGCAGCTGGTTCGCTGA
- the LOC108161466 gene encoding uncharacterized protein LOC108161466 isoform X2 has protein sequence MGYPGCDYHMFWEFSSTTWNGLTTALDGNLQIYNYKQIYLLLTMEDISEVSWPQTNWFTVSDKMLHHCWIASSLAMVALWNYLLYAFLWVKPEFLYRWQVMYGTTIIADVVCLARARWAIRSGVWVAYLLPLWHIFCVNSLRTYTEQQVINNDSTYFYTRLFHIPSFLLQLVR, from the exons ATGGGATACCCGGGTTGCGATTACCACATGTTTTGGGAGTTTTCATCAACGACATGGAATGGCCTCACAACTGCCTTAGACGGAAATTTGCAG ATATACAACTATAAGCAGATTTACCTTTTGTTAACCATGGAGGATATTTCAGAGGTCTCCTGGCCCCAGACAAATTGGTTTACCGTAAGCGACAAGATGCTGCATCACTGCTGGATCGCTAGCAGCTTGGCAATGGTCGCTTTATGGAACTATCTTCTATATGCCTTTCTTTGG GTCAAGCCGGAGTTCCTCTATCGATGGCAGGTAATGTACGGAACCACGATTATAGCCGATGTCGTGTGCTTGGCCCGTGCTCGCTGGGCGATCCGCTCTGGCGTTTGGGTCGCCTATCTGTTGCCCCTCTGGCATATCTTCTGTGTGAACAGCTTGCGGACTTACACAGAGCAGCAGGTCATCAATAACGACAGCACTTACTTCTACACAAGACTGTTCCACATTCCATCATTCCTATTGCAGCTGGTTCGCTGA
- the LOC108161466 gene encoding uncharacterized protein LOC108161466 isoform X1 — protein MGYPGCDYHMFWEFSSTTWNGLTTALDGNLQVIFLYMLAVGFMELIYNYKQIYLLLTMEDISEVSWPQTNWFTVSDKMLHHCWIASSLAMVALWNYLLYAFLWVKPEFLYRWQVMYGTTIIADVVCLARARWAIRSGVWVAYLLPLWHIFCVNSLRTYTEQQVINNDSTYFYTRLFHIPSFLLQLVR, from the exons ATGGGATACCCGGGTTGCGATTACCACATGTTTTGGGAGTTTTCATCAACGACATGGAATGGCCTCACAACTGCCTTAGACGGAAATTTGCAGGTGATATTTTTGTATATGCTCGCAGTCGGTTTCATGGAGCTA ATATACAACTATAAGCAGATTTACCTTTTGTTAACCATGGAGGATATTTCAGAGGTCTCCTGGCCCCAGACAAATTGGTTTACCGTAAGCGACAAGATGCTGCATCACTGCTGGATCGCTAGCAGCTTGGCAATGGTCGCTTTATGGAACTATCTTCTATATGCCTTTCTTTGG GTCAAGCCGGAGTTCCTCTATCGATGGCAGGTAATGTACGGAACCACGATTATAGCCGATGTCGTGTGCTTGGCCCGTGCTCGCTGGGCGATCCGCTCTGGCGTTTGGGTCGCCTATCTGTTGCCCCTCTGGCATATCTTCTGTGTGAACAGCTTGCGGACTTACACAGAGCAGCAGGTCATCAATAACGACAGCACTTACTTCTACACAAGACTGTTCCACATTCCATCATTCCTATTGCAGCTGGTTCGCTGA